The genomic region CTCGTTTCTCATTTGGATTAGCATTTTCACTACTCCTTCAAGTTTATCAGAGCTGTTATCTACACTTATATCTTCCAGTCCCAAAACATCGAATACAAAGTCGTTTAATGTAGAAACTAATAAACCGAGATCTTCTTTTGTCAGAGATGCTTTATTTTCGGCTATCTGATTTACTGTTTTAACAGCATCAAAAAGATGAGAAATTAATATCGGAGTATTAAAATCGTCATCCATCGCGGTGTAGCACTTGTTAATCCATGCATTTACATCGAAGGTAGATGATTTTTTAGCTTCAAGATTATTTAGAAGCTTCATACCGTTCATCAATCTTTGATATCCTTTCTCAGAAGCAGCTAAAGCATCGTTCGAAAAATCAAGAACACTTCGGTAATGAGCCTGCATCATAAAAAACCTGACAGCGGTAGGGTGGAAGCCCTTGTTGAGCATCGGAGTATCGCCACTGAAAAGTTCATCAGGGTTTAAAGTATTACCGGTCGACTTACTCATGCGCTTTCCGTTTAGAGTAAGCATATTGGCGTGTAGCCAGTATTTAACCGGATCTTTACCGTTTGCCGCTTTATTTTGGGCTATTTCACATTCGTGGTGTGGGAATTTTAAATCCATTCCGCCACCGTGGATATCAAATTGTTCACCTAAATACTTTGTGCTCATTACAGAACATTCAAGGTGCCAGCCGGGGAAACCTTCACCCCATGGTGACTCCCAATGTTGTAAGTGGGCAGATGATGCTTTTTTCCACAGAGCAAAATCCTGAGGGCTTTTCTTATCGCTTTGTCCTTCAAGAGCTCTTGTATTGCTTTGAAGTTCATCTATATTTCTGCCGGAAAGTTTTCCGTAGTTATTATCTATATTATATTTTTCTACATCAAAGTAAATAGAACCGTCCACTTCGTAAGCCAAGCCCTTGTCAAGAATCGTTCTGGTCATTTGTATTTGTTCTACTATATGTCCCGTAGCCGTTGGTTCAATATCCGGAGGAAGAGTGTTAAATAACCTCAGCACATTGTGAAAATCAACAGTGTAATGTTGTACAATTTGCATAGGTTCAAGCTTTTCCAGCCTGGCTTTTTTCGATATTTTATCTTCCCCGTCATCAGAATCGTCTTCCAGATGCCCGGCATCGGTGATGTTCCTGACATATCGTACTTTGTAACCCAGGTGGTCTAAGTAACGGTATATCATATCGAAACTAATAAATGTACGTGCGTTGCCAAGATGAACATTTGAGTAGACCGTAGGCCCGCAAACATACATCCCGACATGATCTTTTATTACCGGAACAAATGTTTCTTTTTTTCCCGAAAGGGAATTGTATACTGATAATTTATTTTCTTTTATTGTTGACATTTTAATGATTTCATTGTTGAAAGTTGATACCTAAATTATTAACCATTATTTTTTTATTATTTGAAATAATGACAGAATATATAAATATATATGATAGAATTAGGAACAACAAGAATTGCAACCATTTTCAATGGCCGGGAAATATTGTTTAAACTGTGATAAGTTTGTAGTATACATTATTTTAAATAAAAAGTCCCCTAACTATGATTAAGAGAGGGGACAAAAATAATATTCTTTTTTTATAAACACTAATTATACCAAATGCATTATGAAATGGGCCTAATAAATTTTAAGTATTTTTTTGTTTCACTAATTTAAAAT from Bacteroidota bacterium harbors:
- the cysS gene encoding cysteine--tRNA ligase, with the translated sequence MSTIKENKLSVYNSLSGKKETFVPVIKDHVGMYVCGPTVYSNVHLGNARTFISFDMIYRYLDHLGYKVRYVRNITDAGHLEDDSDDGEDKISKKARLEKLEPMQIVQHYTVDFHNVLRLFNTLPPDIEPTATGHIVEQIQMTRTILDKGLAYEVDGSIYFDVEKYNIDNNYGKLSGRNIDELQSNTRALEGQSDKKSPQDFALWKKASSAHLQHWESPWGEGFPGWHLECSVMSTKYLGEQFDIHGGGMDLKFPHHECEIAQNKAANGKDPVKYWLHANMLTLNGKRMSKSTGNTLNPDELFSGDTPMLNKGFHPTAVRFFMMQAHYRSVLDFSNDALAASEKGYQRLMNGMKLLNNLEAKKSSTFDVNAWINKCYTAMDDDFNTPILISHLFDAVKTVNQIAENKASLTKEDLGLLVSTLNDFVFDVLGLEDISVDNSSDKLEGVVKMLIQMRNEARNDKNWALSDEIRDKLIDLGIQLKDGKEGTTFSVN